A single genomic interval of Helianthus annuus cultivar XRQ/B chromosome 6, HanXRQr2.0-SUNRISE, whole genome shotgun sequence harbors:
- the LOC110944702 gene encoding fumarate hydratase 2 yields MHEPIIRSFGILKKCAAKVNMEYGLDPSIGKVLMEAAQEVAEGKLNDHFPLVVWQTGRGTQSNMNANEVIANRAAEILGHERGDKFVHPNDHVNRSQSSNDTFPTVMHIAATILEMATYFINPFNIVILLLNLNSKWKYRVAM; encoded by the exons ATGCATGAACCGATCATTCGTTCTTTTGGAATCCTCAAAAAGTGTGCTGCTAAG GTAAACATGGAATACGGGCTTGATCCATCTATAGGGAAAGTATTAATGGAAGCTGCACAAGAAGTGGCAGAAGGGAAGTTAAACGATCATTTTCCATTGGTTGTATGGCAGACTGGCAGAGGCACGCAAAGCAATATGAACGCCAATGAG GTTATTGCAAATAGAGCGGCTGAAATTCTCGGCCACGAACGTGGTGATAAGTTTGTGCATCCAAATGACCATGTGAACAGATCACAGTCTTCAAATGATACATTCCCAACC GTTATGCATATCGCAGCTACAATATTGGAAATGGCAACTTATTTTATTAATCCCTTCAATATTGTGATATTATTACTTAATCTAAATAGTAAATGGAAATATAGAGTAGCTATGTAG
- the LOC110865387 gene encoding uracil phosphoribosyltransferase encodes MMASSPISSTHHHHHHPPAPPFLHILSLSLHNNKFSCFNKTHKQRTSIILQATAEKKSVLDNRMLVFVPPHPLIKHWVSVLRNEQTPCPIFKSAMAELGRLLMYEASRDWLPTVSGEIQSPLGVASVEFIDPREPVAVVPILRAGLALAEHASSILPATNTYHLGVSRDEETLQPTVYLNKLPEKFSEGTRVFVVDPMLATGGTIVTAIDMIKERGVDNQNIKVVSAVACPPALSKLSEKYPGLHVYAGIIDPTLTDKGMIIPGLGDAGDRSYGT; translated from the exons ATGATGGCATCCTCACCCATTTcatccacccaccaccaccaccaccaccctccgGCACCTCCTTTTCTCCACATTCTCTCACTTTCCCTTCATAATAATAAG TTTTCTTGCTTTAATAAGACGCACAAACAGCGTACCAGCATCATATTGCAAGCTACTGCTGAAAAAAAATCGGTTCTTGATAATAGAATGCTG GTGTTTGTGCCTCCTCATCCTTTGATTAAACACTGGGTTTCAGTGCTCAGAAATGAGCAAACACCATGCCCGATTTTTA AGAGCGCCATGGCTGAGTTGGGAAGGTTGCTTATGTATGAAGCATCAAGGGATTGGCTG CCTACAGTTTCAGGGGAGATTCAGTCGCCACTCGGGGTTGCTTCAGTAGAATTTATCGATCCACGAGAACCTGTAGCG GTTGTTCCCATCCTAAGGGCTGGTCTTGCTCTTGCAGAGCATGCATCGTCCATCTTGCCAGCAACCAACACATACCACCTAG GTGTTAGCAGAGACGAGGAGACTCTTCAACCAACGGTATATTTGAACAA GTTACCTGAAAAGTTTTCCGAAGGAACTCGAGTGTTCGTTGTAGATCCTATGTTAGCAACAG GTGGCACTATAGTTACAGCCATTGACATGATAAAGGAACGCGGAGTTGACAACCAAAATATCAAAGTG GTATCCGCTGTGGCATGCCCTCCGGCACTCTCAAAACTGAGTGAGAAGTATCCCGG GCTTCATGTATATGCTGGAATTATTGATCCAACTCTTACCGATAAAGG GATGATTATCCCTGGACTTGGAGATGCGGGAGACCGAAGCTACGGTACATAA
- the LOC110865388 gene encoding PRA1 family protein A1: MDWGTVSTEDLIEALKEVDWSSPPRPLHEFFSKFTVPRSSNKWNSRLKCNLYYYRTNYFLMILFILGLGFLSRPLAIVAAVSTALTIAFLNDSFAGTFSEKVTRFVRQISPHLAAKMRPPPMPVLRGRPSSKRAIYICGRPRWQFVIMSSAVSFTLWFVSCGLLILLWALAVGLLATIMHASFRTPNLKARLNTFREEFRAVWRNYSEL, translated from the exons ATGGATTGGGGAACGGTTTCAACCGAAGATCTAATCGAAGCACTGAAAGAAGTCGACTGGTCATCACCTCCTCGTCCTCTCCACGAATTCTTTTCCAAATTCACCGTCCCTCGTTCATCTAACAAATGGAACAGTCGCCTCAAGTGTAATCTCTACTA TTACCGGACGAATTACTTTCTGATGATTCTGTTTATACTTG GATTGGGATTTCTAAGTAGACCACTGGCCATTGTTGCAGCTGTGTCTACAGCTCTCACAATTGCTTTCTTAAATGATAG TTTTGCAGGCACATTTAGTGAAAAAGTAACAAGATTCGTTAGGCAAATTTCACCACATTTAGCTGCAAAAATGAGACCTCCACCAAT GCCTGTTCTTCGAGGGCGCCCTTCTTCCAAAAGAGCAATTTATATATGTGGACGTCCTCGTTGGCAATTTGTTATCATGTCCTCTGCTG TGAGTTTCACTCTTTGGTTTGTTTCGTGCGGCCTCTTGATTTTGTTATGGGCATTAGCCGTTGGGCTTCTTG CTACTATCATGCATGCAAGCTTTCGGACACCTAACCTGAAAGCTCGATTGAATACATTTCGTGAGGAGTTTCGTGCGGTTTGGCGAAATTACAGTGAACTCTAG